One region of Pseudomonas sp. B21-040 genomic DNA includes:
- a CDS encoding glycerate kinase, giving the protein MSVDPQQFLRELFATAIDAAHPQQVLEAHLPKDRSGRVIVIGAGKAAAAMAQVVERCWQGEVCGLVVTRYGHGAPCEKIEVVEAAHPVPDAAGQAVAKRVFELVSNLTEDDRVIFLLSGGGSALLALPAAGITLVDKQSINKALLKSGATIGEMNCVRKHLSAIKGGRLGKACWPATVYTYAISDVPGDLATVIASGPTVADPSTSAEALAILKRYDIDVSVSVRNWLQSPESETVKPGDPSLARSHFQLIARPQQSLEAAAVKARQAGFSPLILGDLEGESREVAKVHAGIARQVVLHGQPLAAPCVILSGGETTVTVRGNGRGGRNAEFLLSLTDSLKGLPGVYALAGDTDGIDGSEDNAGALMTPDSYARATALGLSASDELDNNNGYGYFEALDALIVTEPTRTNVNDFRAILILENPKNDA; this is encoded by the coding sequence CCCACAGCAAGTCCTCGAAGCCCATTTGCCCAAAGACCGTAGCGGTCGGGTGATCGTCATCGGCGCCGGCAAAGCTGCGGCCGCCATGGCCCAGGTGGTCGAGCGTTGCTGGCAGGGTGAAGTCTGCGGTCTGGTGGTGACCCGTTACGGTCACGGTGCCCCGTGCGAAAAAATCGAAGTGGTCGAAGCGGCCCACCCAGTGCCGGACGCTGCCGGTCAGGCCGTTGCCAAACGGGTCTTTGAACTGGTCAGCAACCTGACCGAAGACGACCGCGTGATCTTCCTGCTTTCGGGCGGCGGCTCTGCCCTGCTGGCATTGCCGGCGGCCGGCATCACCCTCGTCGACAAGCAATCAATCAACAAAGCCCTGCTCAAATCCGGCGCGACCATCGGCGAGATGAACTGCGTGCGCAAGCACCTCTCGGCGATCAAGGGTGGCCGTCTCGGCAAAGCCTGCTGGCCTGCCACTGTTTATACCTATGCGATTTCCGATGTACCGGGCGACCTCGCCACGGTCATCGCCTCCGGTCCGACCGTGGCCGACCCAAGTACCTCTGCCGAAGCACTGGCGATCCTCAAGCGCTACGACATTGACGTTTCGGTCTCTGTGCGCAACTGGCTGCAAAGCCCGGAATCGGAGACGGTCAAACCCGGCGACCCGAGCCTGGCCCGCAGCCACTTCCAGTTGATCGCCCGCCCACAGCAATCGCTTGAAGCGGCCGCCGTGAAAGCGCGGCAGGCCGGTTTCAGCCCGCTGATCCTCGGTGATCTGGAAGGCGAATCCCGTGAAGTGGCCAAGGTTCACGCCGGCATTGCGCGGCAAGTGGTCCTGCACGGCCAGCCACTGGCGGCGCCATGTGTGATTTTGTCGGGCGGTGAAACCACCGTGACCGTGCGCGGCAATGGCCGTGGCGGGCGCAACGCCGAATTCCTGCTGAGCCTGACCGACAGCCTCAAAGGCCTGCCCGGTGTGTATGCCCTGGCCGGTGACACCGACGGCATCGATGGCTCCGAAGACAACGCCGGCGCCCTCATGACCCCGGACAGCTACGCCCGTGCCACGGCGCTGGGCCTGAGCGCCAGCGACGAGTTGGACAACAACAATGGCTACGGTTATTTCGAGGCACTGGACGCCCTGATCGTCACTGAGCCGACCCGCACCAACGTCAACGACTTCCGCGCCATCCTGATTCTCGAGAACCCAAAAAATGACGCCTGA
- the pyk gene encoding pyruvate kinase has product MTPDKKVKILATLGPATDGIDDIRELVQAGVNIFRLNFSHGDHADHAQRYQWIREVERQLNYPLGILMDLQGPKLRVGKFAEGKVQLHRGQALRLDLDPTPGNERRVNLPHPEIIAALEPGMDLLLDDGKLRLRVVTKYSDAIDTTVLNGGELSDRKGVNVPQAVLDLSPLTAKDRRDLSFGLELGVDWVALSFVQRPQDIREARELIGDKAFLMAKIEKPSAVTQLREIAELSDAIMVARGDLGVEVPAESVPQIQKNIITLCRELGKPVVVATQMLESMRFSPAPTRAEVTDVANAVAEGADAVMLSAETASGEYPLEAVQMMSKIIRQVENGPDYQAQLDVSRPKAEATVSDAISCAIRRISNVLPVAVLVNYSESGTSSLRAARERPTVPILNLTPNLQTARRLTVAWGVHSVVNDRLRQVDEVCSTALEIAQAQGMAKRGDTLLITAGVPFGQPGSTNSLRIETLI; this is encoded by the coding sequence ATGACGCCTGACAAGAAGGTTAAAATCCTCGCCACCCTCGGCCCCGCCACCGACGGGATCGACGACATTCGCGAACTGGTGCAGGCCGGGGTCAACATTTTCCGCCTGAACTTCAGCCACGGCGATCACGCCGACCACGCACAGCGCTACCAGTGGATTCGTGAAGTCGAGCGCCAGCTTAATTATCCGCTGGGTATTCTGATGGACCTGCAAGGCCCGAAACTGCGGGTCGGCAAGTTTGCCGAGGGCAAGGTGCAACTGCATCGCGGTCAGGCCCTGCGACTGGACCTGGACCCGACGCCAGGGAACGAGCGCCGCGTTAATCTGCCTCACCCGGAAATCATCGCGGCGCTGGAGCCGGGCATGGACTTGCTGCTGGACGACGGCAAGCTGCGTTTGCGAGTGGTCACCAAGTACTCCGACGCCATCGACACCACCGTGTTGAATGGCGGCGAACTGTCGGACCGCAAAGGCGTGAACGTGCCGCAAGCGGTGCTGGACCTAAGCCCGCTGACCGCCAAGGATCGCCGCGACTTGAGCTTCGGTCTGGAGTTGGGTGTGGACTGGGTCGCGCTATCGTTTGTGCAACGTCCGCAAGACATTCGCGAAGCCCGCGAACTGATCGGCGACAAGGCCTTTTTGATGGCCAAGATCGAGAAGCCATCGGCCGTGACGCAACTGCGGGAAATCGCCGAGTTGAGCGACGCGATCATGGTGGCGCGTGGCGACCTCGGCGTGGAAGTGCCCGCCGAAAGCGTGCCGCAGATTCAGAAAAACATCATCACCCTCTGCCGCGAGCTAGGCAAACCGGTGGTGGTGGCCACGCAGATGCTGGAGTCGATGCGCTTCTCCCCGGCCCCGACCCGGGCCGAGGTTACCGACGTGGCCAACGCCGTGGCCGAAGGTGCGGATGCGGTGATGCTGTCGGCGGAAACCGCCTCCGGCGAGTACCCGCTGGAAGCCGTGCAGATGATGAGCAAGATCATCCGCCAGGTGGAAAACGGCCCGGACTATCAGGCACAACTTGACGTGAGCCGACCGAAAGCCGAGGCGACGGTGTCCGATGCGATCAGCTGCGCGATTCGTCGCATCAGCAACGTGCTGCCGGTGGCCGTGCTGGTGAACTACAGCGAGTCCGGCACCTCGAGCTTGCGTGCGGCGCGGGAACGGCCGACGGTGCCGATCCTCAACCTGACACCGAACCTGCAAACCGCGCGCCGCTTGACCGTGGCGTGGGGCGTGCATTCGGTGGTCAATGACCGACTGCGGCAAGTGGATGAAGTGTGCTCGACGGCGCTGGAAATCGCCCAGGCACAGGGCATGGCCAAGCGTGGCGATACATTATTGATCACGGCAGGTGTGCCGTTTGGGCAGCCGGGATCGACTAACTCACTGCGTATCGAGACATTGATTTAG
- a CDS encoding ion transporter, which produces MNSNDTWRNRLYVIIFQTDTVAGRRFDSSLLLIIFASLVVVILDSIDDVHQNYAGLLAAIEWGFTVIFLGEYFLRLYCSPKPMRYAFSFYGLVDLLAIVPGILALYYSDAQYLLIIRVIRMLRIFRVLKLGPYLKQAHYLLDALRGSKQKILVFLLSVCTLVTVFGTLMYVVEGPQHGFTSIPKGIYWAIVTLTTVGYGDIVPKTALGQVISSMVMITGYSIIAVPTGIFTAELATAMRGGQLHHDCPVCTKDNHEQEASFCSRCGNALFKKQE; this is translated from the coding sequence ATGAACAGCAACGACACGTGGCGCAATCGCCTTTACGTGATTATTTTCCAGACCGACACCGTCGCCGGACGGCGCTTCGACTCAAGCCTGCTGCTGATTATTTTCGCCAGCTTGGTGGTGGTGATCCTCGACAGCATCGATGACGTTCATCAGAACTACGCCGGCCTGCTGGCGGCCATCGAGTGGGGCTTCACGGTGATTTTCCTGGGCGAGTACTTCCTGCGCCTGTATTGCTCGCCCAAACCCATGCGTTACGCGTTCAGTTTTTACGGCCTGGTGGATCTGCTGGCCATCGTGCCGGGCATCCTCGCGCTGTATTACAGCGACGCCCAGTACTTGCTGATCATTCGGGTGATCCGGATGCTGCGCATCTTCCGCGTGCTCAAGCTCGGTCCCTACCTCAAGCAAGCCCATTACTTGCTCGATGCCCTGCGCGGCAGCAAGCAGAAAATCCTCGTGTTCCTCCTCAGCGTCTGCACCCTGGTCACGGTGTTCGGCACCCTGATGTATGTGGTTGAAGGCCCGCAACATGGCTTCACCAGCATTCCCAAAGGCATCTACTGGGCGATCGTGACGCTGACCACCGTCGGCTATGGTGACATCGTGCCCAAGACCGCGTTGGGCCAGGTGATTTCGTCGATGGTGATGATCACCGGTTACTCGATCATCGCCGTACCCACCGGGATCTTCACCGCCGAACTGGCCACGGCCATGCGCGGTGGCCAGTTGCATCACGATTGCCCGGTGTGTACCAAAGACAACCATGAACAGGAAGCATCGTTCTGCTCTCGCTGCGGCAATGCGCTGTTCAAAAAACAGGAATAA
- a CDS encoding sulfate ABC transporter substrate-binding protein, with product MKKLFGASLLAAGLALTSMAQAAPTLLNVSYDVMRDFYKDYNTAFQKHWQAEHNENITLQMSFGGSSKQARSVIDGLPADVITMNMATDINALADNGKLVPENWVTRLPNNSAPFTSATVFIVRKGNPKALKDWPDLLKDGVQVIVPNPKTSGNGRYTYLSAWGYVLKNGGDKNKAKEFVGKLFKQAPVLDTGGRAATTTFMTNQIGDVLVTFENEAEMIAREFGRDQFEVIYPSVSAEAEPPVSVVDKTVDKKGTRAAAEEYLKYLWSPEGQEIAAANYLRPRDPAVLAKYTDRFPKVDFLSVEKTFGDWRTVQKTHFNDGGIFDQIYTGQ from the coding sequence GTGAAAAAACTCTTTGGCGCCTCACTTCTGGCCGCTGGCCTGGCACTGACCAGCATGGCCCAGGCCGCACCGACCCTGCTCAACGTTTCTTACGACGTGATGCGCGATTTCTACAAGGACTACAACACTGCCTTCCAGAAACACTGGCAAGCCGAACACAACGAAAACATCACCCTGCAAATGTCCTTCGGCGGCTCCAGCAAACAAGCGCGCTCAGTCATCGACGGCTTGCCGGCTGATGTCATCACCATGAACATGGCCACCGACATCAACGCCCTGGCAGACAACGGCAAACTGGTGCCGGAGAACTGGGTCACGCGCCTGCCGAACAACAGTGCGCCGTTTACTTCCGCCACGGTGTTCATCGTCCGTAAAGGCAACCCGAAAGCCCTGAAAGACTGGCCTGACCTGCTCAAGGACGGCGTTCAGGTGATCGTGCCCAACCCGAAAACCTCGGGCAATGGCCGCTACACCTACTTGTCCGCCTGGGGTTATGTGCTGAAGAACGGCGGTGACAAGAACAAGGCCAAGGAGTTTGTCGGCAAGCTGTTCAAGCAAGCACCGGTGCTGGACACCGGCGGTCGTGCCGCTACCACAACGTTCATGACCAACCAGATCGGCGACGTCCTGGTGACCTTCGAGAACGAAGCGGAAATGATTGCCCGCGAGTTTGGTCGCGACCAGTTTGAAGTGATCTACCCAAGCGTTTCCGCCGAAGCCGAGCCACCGGTGTCGGTGGTCGACAAAACCGTCGACAAGAAAGGCACCCGTGCCGCCGCCGAGGAATACCTGAAGTACCTGTGGTCGCCGGAAGGCCAGGAAATTGCGGCAGCCAATTACCTGCGCCCGCGTGACCCGGCGGTGCTGGCCAAGTACACCGATCGCTTCCCGAAAGTGGACTTCCTGTCGGTGGAGAAGACCTTCGGTGACTGGCGCACCGTGCAGAAGACTCACTTCAATGATGGCGGGATTTTCGATCAGATTTACACCGGTCAGTAA
- a CDS encoding urea transporter produces MPAHHFNTHCPDWAEALLNGFSQIFLQRNPLCGLLCLLAILFTAPTLLGGALLGGVAGLLTAQRRNYAKADRQAGLFSYNGVLLGLLLSLYFPWSAMMPPLILAAGGLSAMITQQWLKRVRVSQCLPAYTAPFVGLGWLLLCFATPSTTAHLIEINTLNMLAAPFKGVGQVMFLGHPLAGAMIAVGLLIADRRAFCWALLASVAGMGWSMLHHDFYSALLGLGSYNAVLAALAFSSQRRQPWLPLVGIGLALLLTPVFAAIGLPTLTAPFILAGWLIRTVVQMLGKATVESAPCVPGENQPRLR; encoded by the coding sequence ATGCCTGCCCACCATTTCAACACCCACTGTCCCGACTGGGCCGAAGCGTTGCTCAACGGCTTCAGTCAGATCTTCCTCCAGCGCAATCCGCTGTGCGGCCTGCTGTGCCTGTTGGCGATTCTGTTTACCGCGCCGACGTTGCTCGGCGGTGCGCTGCTGGGCGGTGTCGCCGGTTTGCTCACTGCGCAACGCCGCAACTATGCCAAGGCTGATCGTCAGGCCGGGTTGTTCAGCTACAACGGCGTTCTGCTCGGTCTGTTGCTGAGTTTGTATTTCCCTTGGTCGGCGATGATGCCACCGCTAATTCTGGCCGCCGGCGGTCTGAGCGCGATGATCACCCAGCAGTGGCTCAAGCGCGTCCGGGTCAGCCAATGCCTGCCGGCCTACACGGCGCCCTTCGTCGGGCTGGGCTGGTTGCTGCTGTGCTTCGCCACGCCCTCGACAACGGCGCATTTGATCGAAATCAACACGCTGAACATGCTCGCCGCCCCCTTCAAAGGCGTGGGTCAGGTGATGTTCCTCGGCCATCCACTGGCCGGTGCGATGATTGCCGTCGGTTTGCTGATCGCAGATCGCCGTGCATTCTGCTGGGCGTTGTTGGCGTCTGTCGCGGGCATGGGCTGGAGTATGTTGCACCACGACTTCTACAGCGCATTGCTCGGTCTCGGGAGCTATAACGCCGTACTCGCCGCCCTCGCCTTCAGCTCACAGCGTCGCCAACCGTGGCTGCCGTTGGTGGGCATCGGCCTGGCGCTGTTACTGACGCCGGTGTTTGCCGCCATCGGCCTGCCCACGCTGACCGCGCCGTTCATTCTCGCAGGCTGGTTGATCCGCACGGTTGTGCAGATGCTCGGCAAAGCCACGGTCGAAAGCGCGCCTTGCGTTCCCGGGGAGAATCAACCTAGGCTGCGCTGA